The sequence GCGTCTCCGGCGATTGCGGTAGCGCCACCAGCAGCGCGGCCTCGGCCAGCGACAACCGCTTCGGCTCCTTGCCGAGATAGGCGATCGAGGCGGCGCGGATGCCTTCGAGATTGCCGCCGTAGGGCGCGAGCGCCAGGTAGAGGTTGAGGATCTCGTCCTTGCCGAGTGTGCGCTCCAGCTCGATCGCGCGTACGATCTGATGCAGTTTTGCATAGAGCGAGCGCTGTCGCCGCGGCTCCATCAGCCGCGCGAGCTGCATCGAGATGGTTGAACCGCCGGACACGATGTGGCCGCGCGTTCCGAGCTGCAGCGCGGCGCGGCCGAGCGCGAGCGGGTCGAGACCGTTATGCGCGTAGAAGCGCTGGTCCTCATAGGCGAACAGCAGCTTGAGATAGGTCGGATCGACATTGGTTTTGGCATCGACGGGCAGCCGCCAGCGGCCGTCCGCCATCGCATAGGCGCGCAGGAGTTTTCCGTTGCGGTCGACGATCGTGGTGGAGACCTGTCGCGCTTCGTCGAGCGGGAGCGGGCCGAGGGCGTAGACCCAGGCGACGAAGCCGATGATGGCGAGAATAAAACCAGAGGCGGCGGTCGACAGGACACGTGGGCCTCTCCCCCGCATTCCGTCATGCCCGGGCTTGTCCCGGCCATCCACGTTCTTGTCCACAGCGTCAAAGGCCGTGGATGCCCGGGACAAGCCCGGGCATGACGACTGTGTGTGAGGCGCCACCTCGCTCATCTCACCACTCACTTCGCCGCTCGCACCTCAACCGCTCCCGTGCCGGTGCGGCCATAGCGCGAGGGGTTGTACATGTCCTCGACATAGGCCTGCGGCAGCACGTATTTGCCGGGCGAGACCGCGCGCACGATATAGGCGACGGTGAACACCGCCTTGGAGTCCGACGCACGGTCGACGGCCGCCGCGAAACGATCGTCGCGGAACTCGGTATCCTCAGGCTCCTCGCCGTCCTCGATCCAATCTAGCGTGCCGCTGTCACCCGACGACACCAGCTTCGGGTTGTCGATCTCAAGTCCCGCCGGCAGATAATCGGACACCATGATATGACCGTACTCAGGCTTCGCCTCGGTGATCTTCAACACCACGGCGAAGCGATCGTTCTGTTTCACCTTGCTGATGTCGGCGGGTTTGCCGTCGAGCGTGAAGTAATTCCGCTCGATCTTGAAGCCGGCCGAGGCCGCCGGCTCCGGTGTCACCGGCGAGCCCGAGACCGAGATCACCGCCTGGATCGGCGCATCGCCAGTGTTGGTGATCTTCAGCGGCTTGCCGCTCAGCGTATCCGCCTTGTAGCTGCGATAAAGCGCGGTCTTGACGGCCTGGCCGTCAACCTCGATCGAGAGGTTTTCCTTGGCGAGCGCCCGCGCCGCCAGCACCAGCCACGCGTTCTCCTGCGTCGAGGTATAGGGCGTCAGCCCGCGCGCGGTCTCCACCCGGCTCACCGCCTGCGTCAGCGTCGCCTTCGGCGCGTTGCCTTCGCTGGCGAGCGAGACCAGCGCCGCGGCATCGCGCAGCTGCGAGCCGTAGTCGGTGCGGCCGAACTCCAGCACCGGCTTCGGCGACAGGCTGTCGAGCGCAGCACCGTACACCCGTTCGGCGCGGTTGCGGTCGCCGACCAGCGCCAGCGCGGCCGCGAGCTGCGACTTCGCAATCGGAGTGGCGAGATTGCTCAGCTTGGTGTCGGCGAGATAGCGGAGATCGCCGATCGGCGCGGCACCGTTGCGGGCGAGCACATAGAGTCCGTAGGCGAGATCGCGGCCGCCGTCCTTCTCCGGCTCGTTGCCGTTGACGACCGAATTGCGAATGCGGTCGAGCGCGTTCTTGAACAGCACGTCCGGCACCACAAAGCCCTTTTCGCGGGCGCGGGTCAGGAAGTCCGTCACGTAGGCGTCGAGCCAGGCATCGTCGCCGCCGGCCGACCACAGGCCGAACGAGCCATTGGAGCCCTGTCGTGCCAGGAGCCGCTCGATCGCGTCGCGGATGCGCTGGTCGACCTCTGTGTCCATGGCGAGGTGCGCGCCTGCCGCGAGCTCGTTGACATAGAGCAGCGGCATGGCACGGCTCGTGATCTGCTCCGAGCAGCCATAGGGATAGCGATCGAGCGCTTTCAGGATCGTCGCCGCATCGAGCGCGGTGGACAGGCTCGCCGAGACCGAGACCGTGCCGGTACCCGGCACGAGATCGGAGAACATGTCCGAGGTCAGCGTCAGGCTCTCGCCCTTCGCCAGGGTGCGGATCGAGCGCCGCGCCAGCACCTGGGTCGCCGCCTCGACGTCGAACGCGTAGTGCCGCGCCAGCGCAAGGCCGTTCGGTCCCTTGATGTCGACGCCGAGGCTCGCCTGTCCCGCTGCGGTCGCGTCGAGCGCCAGCGAGAACGAGTTGCGCTGCTTGGCGGCGATCTTGACCGTAGTTGCGAGATTGCCTGATATCTTCACCGGGCCGCCCGTCTGGACGTTGATGACGTAGTCGCCGGCCTGGCCCTCGACATTGTCGATCTCGAGGTTGACCGTGCCGTGGTCGCCATTGAGCAGGAACCGCGGCAGGGTCGTGGTCAGCACCACGGGGTCGCGGATCACCACATCGGTGGTGGCGCGGCCGAGCTTCGTCGCGGTCCACGCCACCGCCATGACGCGCGCCGTGCCCGCGAACTCCGGAATATCGAAGCTCACCTCCGCGGTTCCGTCGGCGCCAACCGTCACGATACCCGAATAGAGCGCCAGCGGTTTTTGCGCGGGCGGTGAGCCCTGCAGCTCGGCCGCGCCGGCATCGCCGCCGGACTTGATCTGGCCGCGCGTGCCCGACATGCCATCGATCAGCTGTCCGTAGAGATCGCGGATCTCCGCGCTCAGGCGGCGCTGGCCGAGATAATAGTCGTCCGGCGCCGGCGGCTTGTAATTGGTGAGATTGAGGATGCCGACATCGACCGCGGCAATCACCACCTTGGCGTCCTCGCCCGGATTGAGCCCGTCGAGCTTGACCGGGATCTTCAAGGTTGAATTCGGCCGGATCAGCGCCGGCGGCGCCAGCTTGACCTCGAGCGTGCGGGTCTGCTTGTCGATGCCGAACCATTTCAAGCCAATCGCGCGGCCCGGCATGCGCTGGGCGGCTGCGTCGAGCGAACGGCGCAGCGTCGCTACCACATAGGCACCGGTGCCCCAATCCTTGCCGACCGGCAGCTTGACCTGCGCGGTGCCTTCCTTGACGTCGATGGTCTGCGTCGTCAGCAGGCGGTCGCCGAGCACATTGACAGTCAGCTTGCCGGCGGAGCGGACATTCACCGACACCGTCATGGTCTCGCCGGAGGCATATTGCGGCTTGTCGATCGAGGTCTCGAGCAGGTCCGGCGTGTCGGCGCTGCCCTCGGAGTACCAGCCGACGTCGAACTGCACCGAGGTGACCGGGCCGTCGGCGTCGTTCGACTTCACCTCGAGCCGGTAGCGGCCGGGCTGCGGGGCGAGCGAGATCCGCGCCGGCTTGTCGGCGGTAACCGTCACGTCGCCGTCAGCGACGCGCGAGGTCGACTTGACCGGCTCGTACTCCCAGTAATTGTTCTGGCGATACCATTGGTAGCGCGACTCCATTTTCAGGAGTTCGTAGCGCAGGCCGTCGCGGCGCAGCCGCTCGCCCTCGGGCGAGACGAACACGACGTCGAACTCGGCCTTGTCGCCCTCGGCGACGTTCTTGTCGCCAAACAGCGGCTTGATGCCGATCTGCGCCGCGGCGGCCGCGACCGGCAGCACCAGCTTGCGCTCGACGGCGCGCCCGCCGGTCTCGACCATGCGGACGAAGATCTGCGCCTCCTGCGGGCGCGTCGAGGCCGGCTGCTTGTCCAGCGTCACCGGGAAGGTGGCGACACCGTTGGCATCGGCCTCGGGCAAATTCTCCAGCGGCGTGCGCTCGTTCGAGGTGGTCTCCTCGTCGGCGACGCCGAACTGGTAGCCGGCAAAGCCCGGGCGCTCGCTCGCCGGTGCAATCTGCATGTCGCCTTCGAGCGCGAGGCCCGCGGCCGGCGCGCCATAGAGGAAATGGCCGTCCGCCTTCAGCTCCACAGGAGCATTAGCTTTGATCAGCTTGTCCTTGGTAGACAAATCGAATTCGATCCGATCGGGGACGTAATCCTCGACCATGAAGGTGGTCTCGCCGACCGACGATCCCTTCGGGTCGGTGAAGGCGCGCACCCGCCAGGTCCCGGTCGGCACCGCTGAATTGAGCGGCACGGACAGAGAGCGGCCGCCCGCGCCCTGGTCAGCGAGAACGGCGCGTCGGTATTCGACGCCATCTGGGCGCTCGACCACCAGGGTCAGCGGCCCGCCGTTGACGGCGTTGCCCTGCCCGTCGCGCAGCAGCGCGGTCAGATAAACGGTCTCGCTGGAGCGGTAGACGCCGCGCTCGGCGTAGACGAAGGCGTCGGCGCCGACAGGCACCGCGCGACCCGCAACGCCACGGTCGGACAGGTCGAAGGCCGAGGTCTTCAGGCTGAGGAAGGCATAGTCCGCCTTCTCGCCCGTAACGGTCAACAGCGCCGGCGACAGGCCGCCCTCGCCGCGCGCCAGCCCCGCCTCGAACAGCACGTGGCCGCTCTCGTCGGTCTTCCGCGTCGCCAAAATCTCGTTGTTGCGGGCGACCAGCCGCACCTCGGCCTTGCCGACGGGATCGGTCGAGGCCAGCGAATTCACGAACACATGGATGCCGTCATTGCCCGAATAGGCGGTCACACCGAGATCGGAGACGATGAACCACTGGGTGGCGAGCTGATAGTCGTCATCGGAGCCCGGCCCCTT comes from Bradyrhizobium diazoefficiens and encodes:
- a CDS encoding alpha-2-macroglobulin family protein; the protein is MIGLVRAVTICAALAFGLCAAQAADKAFKRDDLADSAIKLEAQIKSEAGPVAKTNATLKTDADAAFRRNDYRTGLSVLGQIAATTPEDAGNWLRLAKVIFQIWPKNSSEQTFLLERASTAAYIAYQRAGNPGEEADALAVLGKALAERHLFRPALDALRLSLDLREVADVRGRYEKMRDEHGFRLLDYTVDSDSASPRACFQFSEELAKRTDFAPFLALAGQDKPALSAEGKQLCVDGLKHGERYNINLRAGLPSTVKEGLLKSAEFNVYVRDRKPFVRFTSRAYVLPRTGQRGIPVVSVNTPAVSINVFRIGDRNLINTVVDSDFQKTLSKYQLRDLGDERGVKVWTGELATAMTLNQDVITAFPVDQALGELQPGVYVMTAAAKGPGSDDDYQLATQWFIVSDLGVTAYSGNDGIHVFVNSLASTDPVGKAEVRLVARNNEILATRKTDESGHVLFEAGLARGEGGLSPALLTVTGEKADYAFLSLKTSAFDLSDRGVAGRAVPVGADAFVYAERGVYRSSETVYLTALLRDGQGNAVNGGPLTLVVERPDGVEYRRAVLADQGAGGRSLSVPLNSAVPTGTWRVRAFTDPKGSSVGETTFMVEDYVPDRIEFDLSTKDKLIKANAPVELKADGHFLYGAPAAGLALEGDMQIAPASERPGFAGYQFGVADEETTSNERTPLENLPEADANGVATFPVTLDKQPASTRPQEAQIFVRMVETGGRAVERKLVLPVAAAAAQIGIKPLFGDKNVAEGDKAEFDVVFVSPEGERLRRDGLRYELLKMESRYQWYRQNNYWEYEPVKSTSRVADGDVTVTADKPARISLAPQPGRYRLEVKSNDADGPVTSVQFDVGWYSEGSADTPDLLETSIDKPQYASGETMTVSVNVRSAGKLTVNVLGDRLLTTQTIDVKEGTAQVKLPVGKDWGTGAYVVATLRRSLDAAAQRMPGRAIGLKWFGIDKQTRTLEVKLAPPALIRPNSTLKIPVKLDGLNPGEDAKVVIAAVDVGILNLTNYKPPAPDDYYLGQRRLSAEIRDLYGQLIDGMSGTRGQIKSGGDAGAAELQGSPPAQKPLALYSGIVTVGADGTAEVSFDIPEFAGTARVMAVAWTATKLGRATTDVVIRDPVVLTTTLPRFLLNGDHGTVNLEIDNVEGQAGDYVINVQTGGPVKISGNLATTVKIAAKQRNSFSLALDATAAGQASLGVDIKGPNGLALARHYAFDVEAATQVLARRSIRTLAKGESLTLTSDMFSDLVPGTGTVSVSASLSTALDAATILKALDRYPYGCSEQITSRAMPLLYVNELAAGAHLAMDTEVDQRIRDAIERLLARQGSNGSFGLWSAGGDDAWLDAYVTDFLTRAREKGFVVPDVLFKNALDRIRNSVVNGNEPEKDGGRDLAYGLYVLARNGAAPIGDLRYLADTKLSNLATPIAKSQLAAALALVGDRNRAERVYGAALDSLSPKPVLEFGRTDYGSQLRDAAALVSLASEGNAPKATLTQAVSRVETARGLTPYTSTQENAWLVLAARALAKENLSIEVDGQAVKTALYRSYKADTLSGKPLKITNTGDAPIQAVISVSGSPVTPEPAASAGFKIERNYFTLDGKPADISKVKQNDRFAVVLKITEAKPEYGHIMVSDYLPAGLEIDNPKLVSSGDSGTLDWIEDGEEPEDTEFRDDRFAAAVDRASDSKAVFTVAYIVRAVSPGKYVLPQAYVEDMYNPSRYGRTGTGAVEVRAAK